In Candidatus Cetobacterium colombiensis, the DNA window TATTTTTTTGAGCTAAATAATTATATTTATCTTTTTGTAAGATTTGTAAATACGCCATTCTGCTTCCTAGTAATATAAATACTAAAAAAACAAATACTTTATATATTTCCCCTCTAAATTCAAAGTTTTTACCCAATTTTATTCCAAGATCTTTTTTCACTTAGTTGCTCTCCTCATATATAAAAAATTAATTACAAAATAAATTGCTGACAGAAATAGTATATTAACTATTACAAATGGACTTTTTATAAAAAATTTCCAAGCTAAAATTTGTAAAAGTGATAGTATATAAATATTTCCAACATTATAATCAAAATTTATAAAATATAAGTGATAAAAAACTATATTTATTCCTACGAATAAAAAAGCAAAAGCTGGTTCCCTTGAATGTAGAGCTAATATAATTGCTAATATTGGAAATAAAAATGCTATTTTTTTATCTTTTCTATAAGATAAATAAGCCAAATAAGGCATTATTAAAAATCCTTTCGATGTTGTTTGAGGAATGTTATCCAATATAAAAACAAATAAAATTGAGATAAAATCTAGCATTTTCACTCCTTTATAAAATTAGTCTATTAAAATATTTATCTTGTTATTTAAACTATTGTTTTCTAACATATTAGTTATGTTTAATTTTTTTCCAATTTTCAGTGCTGTATAATAATCTTCACTATTATATTCTATAACTGACTTTTCTAATTTTTTAGATTCCTCTTTTAAACTTACATTTTTATATCCTGAACTTTCTAACTCTTTTAAAGCAGCCTTTGCTTCTGCTGAAGTTCCTTTTATTTCAAGTTTAAAATCAATATCTTTTTCTCTACCTAAAATCAATACTACACTAGCTAAAGTTGGAATATCGCTATCTTCTTTTATTTTAAAATACTTTTCATTAACATTTAATAAAATATTTTCAACATTTTCTTTACTTATTTCGTTAATTTTAATTAAACTAAAATTTGTATTTTTTTCATAATTTGCTGCTGTATAAGTTAACGATAGTTTATTTTTTAAATTTTCTCCAGTTTTTCTAGCATATCCACCAATACCATTAGCATTTAAAATATCAACAACTAAATTGCTTGATCCTTTTAATTCTCCACCATATAAATCTGCAAATAAAGATTGCGTTCCAGATGTTAATATATATTTTTTATCATCTATAACCATCTCTGGAATATTTCTTGCATTTTTTACATTAAGAGATATTTCACTATATTTAATTACTTTATAATTTTGAATTTTTTCAGGTAAAAAATTGTTTATAGAATCTATAACCATCTTATAATTTTTTGAATCAACTAGTTTTTCTATAGTTGTTTCTTTATCTACTTGAACATCAAAAGGTATTTTTACTGCCAGTTTATCTTCATACACTACAATAATATTATTTTTTCCAATTATTGCGTATCTATCCCATTTTTCTAAAGTTTTATTACTTTTATTTAAATTATATGTTAAAAATATTCCTAGTACAGCAATTACTATTATTGCTAATAATAATCCACCTAACGCTTTTCCTGTTCTTTTATTTTTTCTTTTAATCCCTTTTTCCCTTCTCATTTGCAATTAGTAGCTCCTTTTCTAAATTTGAAATTTCAACTTTTACTAATTCATTTACACTTGATTTTGCGTTTAAAGTTTTTACTCTTAAATAATTTTCACTGTATCCATAAGAACATCCATCCTCTTTGATTTCTTCAACTAAAACTTCTAGTTCTTTTCCTATATACTTTTCACGTCTTTCTTTACTCATTTCTTTTCTTAAATTCTCTAATATTTCAGCTCTTTTTTTCTTTATATTTCCATCTATTTTATCTGTAAATGTACTTGCTAAAGTTTTTTCTCTATCTGAATATTGGAAAACATGTAAATCTGAAAATCCAATGCTTTTTATAACATTATAAGTATTTTCAAACATTTCATCTGTTTCTCCAGGGAATCCAACTATAACATCAGCTGTATATTCCATATTTTCTACATTGTCTCTTAATTTTAACAATCTCTCTTGAATAAGTTCTGCTCCGTAATTTCTTCTCATTCTTTCTAAAACTGTATTATCACAAGACTGTAAAGAGATATGTAAATGTGGCATTAATTTTTTATTTTCCCTCATAATTTCTATAAATTTATCAGAAATTTTATCTGGATACATTGATCCTATTCTAACCCTTTCAACACCAGGTTGCTTTACAACTGTTTCTAAAAGTGTTTCTAAATTAACATTTGCCTCTAGATCTTCTCCATAAGCTCCTAAATTTATTCCAATTATAATAAACTCTTTAAATCCTTCTTTTGTTAAAACTTCAATCTCTTTACAAATACTTTCTAATGAACGTGATCTGCTTTTTCCTCTTCCAAAAGGTATTTTACAATAAGAGCAAAAATTATTACATCCATCTTGGATTTTTATATAAGCTCTTGACATTTCTCTTAATGTCGCAAACTCATACTCTTCATATTTTCTTTCTTCAAAAATATTTTCTGTTAATATTTTTGATTTTTTATTTTCAATATCTTTAATAAAATCAA includes these proteins:
- a CDS encoding LytR family transcriptional regulator, with product MRREKGIKRKNKRTGKALGGLLLAIIVIAVLGIFLTYNLNKSNKTLEKWDRYAIIGKNNIIVVYEDKLAVKIPFDVQVDKETTIEKLVDSKNYKMVIDSINNFLPEKIQNYKVIKYSEISLNVKNARNIPEMVIDDKKYILTSGTQSLFADLYGGELKGSSNLVVDILNANGIGGYARKTGENLKNKLSLTYTAANYEKNTNFSLIKINEISKENVENILLNVNEKYFKIKEDSDIPTLASVVLILGREKDIDFKLEIKGTSAEAKAALKELESSGYKNVSLKEESKKLEKSVIEYNSEDYYTALKIGKKLNITNMLENNSLNNKINILID
- the mtaB gene encoding tRNA (N(6)-L-threonylcarbamoyladenosine(37)-C(2))-methylthiotransferase MtaB, with protein sequence MNFKNKKVAFYTLGCKVNQYESESIKNQLINIGYEEENFENESDIYIVNSCTVTSVADKKTRNVLRRAKKMNPESIVIVTGCYAQTNSKELLEIEEIDFVVGNSNKSGLVDFIKDIENKKSKILTENIFEERKYEEYEFATLREMSRAYIKIQDGCNNFCSYCKIPFGRGKSRSRSLESICKEIEVLTKEGFKEFIIIGINLGAYGEDLEANVNLETLLETVVKQPGVERVRIGSMYPDKISDKFIEIMRENKKLMPHLHISLQSCDNTVLERMRRNYGAELIQERLLKLRDNVENMEYTADVIVGFPGETDEMFENTYNVIKSIGFSDLHVFQYSDREKTLASTFTDKIDGNIKKKRAEILENLRKEMSKERREKYIGKELEVLVEEIKEDGCSYGYSENYLRVKTLNAKSSVNELVKVEISNLEKELLIANEKGKRD